Proteins encoded in a region of the Podospora pseudopauciseta strain CBS 411.78 chromosome 6, whole genome shotgun sequence genome:
- a CDS encoding hypothetical protein (COG:O; EggNog:ENOG503PAE1), translating to MASASTRVAEDGATSPSSSPSHAGVDQYFIAIGIDFGTTYSGVSWTRSHEWNPNDPRYIYDVMSWPGDPDHYQQRLDEAQVPTLVDPETGAWGYHCLSPTSNPIRWFKLLLLREGDAGVDVRSSKQLIEARSRLQKSQRYQKTGLVGLIADFLRGVWEHALEEIGREVEGLDGVPLKAAIATPAMWPEYANKTMIEAAQLAGITDPPPFRFVTLSWVQESEAAALCTLREKLKRPVKRGETFMVCDCGGGTIDIITYTTESVHPLRFREAVEGAGKLCGAFLIDQAFENHITIGNRSRPGIRNSKEFRDFVDHAWEYGLKRNFHTPASDNRERIVEPVRLENLPRGLIPKHGLDRLMGRGKPTDIVSIERAVVEQWFSASYTGIRFLIGEQLQRLKAAGAKSPSKIFLVGGLGSSRYLHSILNRQFNNILQVRRTWSAVARGATMAVLEGISINSRVVRQSYGIQALVPESGHNGPRYQPLKDEMYIGRDGVSRMKRMLWYFKEGDRADSNGTKVSHRVFIDFDSRHNTDLVIEVCLCNSDNPPPRKDKTVKPMCRFRCPMRALECGDWQKLVDDEGMVTRIRLNNVMLSMIFDGELRCMLRTGDDHAEFELEMEPVVESEMEDGFEGRCRIGFL from the exons ATGGCTAGCGCTTCGACACGAGTGGCCGAAGACGGAGCcacctcaccttcctcctcaccttcccatGCTGGCGTTGACCAATACTTCATCGCTATTGGTATCGACTTTGGAACCAC TTATTCTGGTGTTTCCTGGACAAGATCCCACGAATGGAATCCCAATGATCCACGATACATTTACGATGTCATGAGTTGGCCAGGGGACCCCGACCATTATCAACAAAGACTGGACGAAGCACAAGTACCTACCTTGGTTGACCCGGAAACCGGAGCCTGGGGATATCATTGCCTCTCACCCACCAGCAATCCCATACGGTGGTTCAAgctcctgcttcttcgtGAAGGCGACGCAGGAGTTGATGTGCGGAGTAGTAAACAGCTCATTGAAGCCCGTTCGAGACTCCAAAAAAGTCAACGCTACCAGAAGACAGGTCTAGTCGGCCTCATTGCTGATTTTCTGAGGGGAGTATGGGAGCATGCGTTGGAAGAAATTGGGCGTGAAGTTGAAGGGCTCGATGGAGTGCCCTTGAAGGCAGCCATCGCCACTCCTGCCATGTGGCCTGAGTATGCCAACAAGACGATGATCGAAGCGGCGCAACTCGCTGGTATCACGGACCCACCCCCGTTCAGATTCGTTACCCTTTCTTGGGTTCAGGAGTCCGAGGCCGCGGCTCTCTGCACGCTGAGAGAAAAGCTCAAACGCCCTGTAAAA AGAGGAGAGACATTCATGGTTTGTGATTGTGGAGGCGGAACAATT GATATTATCACCTACACTACTGAGTCTGTCCACCCCCTTCGATTCAGGGAAGCTGTTGAAGGCGCTG GTAAACTTTGCGGTGCCTTCCTTATCGACCAAGCATTCGAAAATCATATTACGATTGGTAACAGGTCCCGGCCCGGCATCCGCAACAGCAAGGAATTCCGGGATTTTGTCGACCATGCGTGGGAGTATGGGCTGAAACGCAACTTTCACACCCCAGCCTCAGATAACCGTGAGAGGATTGTTGAGCCTGTCAGGTTGGAGAACCTACCACGGGGTCTGATTCCCAAGCATGGCCTGGACAGGTTGATGGGTAGAGGAAAGCCGACTGACATAGTATCCATCGAAAG AGCTGTTGTGGAACAGTGGTTCTCTGCCAGCTACACGGGAATTCGGTTTCTTATCGGCGAACAGCTCCAGCGGCTCAAGGCGGCAGGAGCCAAGTCGCCCAGC AAAATATTTCTTGTTGGCGGCCTGGGCTCCTCGCGATACCTGCATTCAATTCTCAACAGGCAGTTCAACAATATCTTACAGGTCAGAAGGAC GTGGTCCGCCGTTGCTCGTGGAGCAACCATGGCTGTTCTCGAGGGGATCTCTATCAACTCTAGGGTGGTCAGACAGAGCTACGGGATCCAAGCTTTGGTGCCTGAAAGCGGACATAATGGACCTAGATACCAGCCCCTGAAAGACGAGATGTACATAGGACGTGACGGCGTTTCGCGTATGAAGAGAATGTTGTGGTACTTCAAAGAA GGCGATCGTGCAGATTCCAACGGGACGAAAGTCTCACATCGAGTTTTTATCGACTTTGACAGCCGGCATAACACCGATCTCGTCATCGAAGTTTGCTTGTGTAACTCTGACAACCCCCCACCGAGGAAGGACAAGACGGTCAAGCCTATGTGTCGTTTCCGATGTCCAATGAGGGCTCTGGAATGTGGAGACTGGCAGAAattggttgatgatgaggggatGGTGACCCGAATTAGGCTCAACAACGTTATGCTGTCAATGATCTTTGATGGTGAGCTCAGGTGTATGTTGAGGACTGGAGATGATCATGCGGAGTTTGAGCTGGAAATGGAGCCTGTTGTAGAgtcggagatggaggatggaTTTGAGGGACGCTGCCGGATTGGATTCCTCTAG
- a CDS encoding hypothetical protein (COG:J; EggNog:ENOG503NVFV), protein MTRLARLLIAASAAWLGFAGIGNCSTVKGVPFPSLTEVTIDDLEEGLSRGLFTSVDLVRAYLARIEQVNPLLRAVNEVNPDALDIAAELDAMRANGTTLGPLHGIPILIKDNIATADKMNNTAGSFALVGAKVPHDSTMAVKLREAGAIILGKANLSQWANYRSSNSSSGWSAYGGQATGAYYPNEDPGGSSSGSGVAASIGLCLATLGTETSGSIISPSQKGSLVGIKPTVGLTSRYLVIPISSHQDTIGPMARTVKDAAIILQAIAGHDPRDNYTSTIPWEDSKIPDYVSALNVSSLSGARIGIPYNTLNPNASTVEMTAFWSAIDTMKSAGATVVGANFTVPSPNTTSIVLGADFVSDLAVYLDSLSHNPYNLHTLEDIRNFTQNSSLEFFPDRDTARWDGALELGYNNSDIRFWEEYQRNLYWGGEGGLLGAIERNDLDAVVLPTSQAAAKAAIQGAPIVTLPLGYYPATWNVTRNARGLVQQGPNIPFGISFLGGMFEEEKLLALAYAFEQRTLVRKKGPRPVIVPNLELGDFVGF, encoded by the exons ATGACGAGACTTGCAAGACTTCTCATTGCTGCCTCTGCGGCCTGGCTGGGGTTTGCAGGTATCGGGAACTGCTCGACAG TCAAGGGCGTCCCTTTCCCCAGCCTCACCGAGGTCACCATCGATGACCTGGAGGAAGGACTCTCAAGAGGTCTTTTCACCAGTGTCGACCTGGTCAGGGCCTACTTGGCACGCATTGAACAAGTCAACCCTCTGTTGCGAGCTGTCAATGAGGTGAACCCAGATGCCCTCGACATTGCCGCTGAGCTGGATGCTATGCGGGCCAACGGGACCACTCTTGGTCCACTTCATGGCATTCCCATTCTGATCAAGGACAACATTGCCACAGCGGACAAGATGAACAACACTGCTGGCTCCTTTGCACTGGTGGGCGCGAAGGTTCCTCATGACAGTACCATGGCGGTGAAGCTGCGTGAGGCTGGCGCCATTATCCTCGGCAAGGCCAACCTCAGTCAATGGGCAAACTACAGGAGTAGTAACTCGTCCAGTGGTTGGTCAGCGTACGGTGGTCAGGCAACCGGGGCTTACTATCCCAACGAAGACCCCGGCGGTAGTTCCAGCGGTAGTGGCGTTGCTGCATCCATTGGTCTTTGTCTTGCGACCCTTGGAACAGAG ACCTCCGGATCAAtcatctccccatcccagAAAGGATCTCTAGTCGGCATCAAGCCCACCGTCGGCCTCACCTCCCGCTACCTCGTCATCCCCATTTCCTCCCACCAAGACACCATCGGCCCCATGGCCCGCACCGTCAAAGAcgccgccatcatcctccaagcCATCGCCGGCCACGACCCCAGAGATAACTACacatccaccatcccctgGGAGGACTCCAAGATCCCGGATTACGTCTCCGCCCTCAACGTCAGCTCCCTCTCAGGGGCAAGAATCGGCATCCCCTacaacaccctcaaccccaacgccaGCACGGTAGAGATGACCGCCTTCTGGTCCGCCATCGACACAATGAAATCCGCCGGTGCCACCGTCGTCGGCGCAAACTTCACTGTCCCCTCCCCTAACACAACCTCCATCGTCCTCGGCGCAGACTTTGTCTCCGACCTCGCGGTGTATCTTGATTCTCTATCGCACAACCCTTACAACCTTCACACCCTAGAAGACATCCGCAACTTCACCCAAAACTCCAGCCTTGAGTTCTTCCCCGACAGGGACACCGCCCGTTGGGACGGCGCGCTCGAGCTCGGGTACAACAACTCTGACATTCGCTTCTGGGAGGAATACCAGCGCAATCTCTACTGGGGTGGCGAGGGCGGTCTTTTGGGAGCGATTGAGCGAAATGATCTTGACGCGGTGGTGTTACCCACCAGTCAGGCTGCTGCCAAGGCGGCGATTCAGGGGGCACCGATTGTGACGTTGCCGTTGGGGTATTACCCTGCCACATGGAACGTTACGAGGAACgcgagggggttggtgcaGCAGGGGCCTAATATTCCTTTTGGGATCAGCTTTTTGGGCGGcatgtttgaggaggagaagttgcTGGCTTTGGCGTATGCGTTTGAGCAGAGGActttggtgaggaagaaggggccGAGGCCAGTGATTGTGCCGAatttggagttgggggatTTTGTGGGGTTTTGA